TGCTGGATGAATGCTTCGGGGAAATGATTACAGCTAAAAGCTGCGACCGCTTTATATTTGCGATGATTCAATGCTATGGCATGAAATATTCCTTCCACAATAAATATTTTATCACCCGCATTGATGGGCATATCTGGCGGTGACCAGACATCCCCTTTATAAATAGAACCGTCAGCTTTTCGTTTTCCTCCAAAATTTGCTTTTTGTCCGTCTTTCGTAGTTTTACCTATGAGCCTTTCCCAATATCTAGTGCGATTTTTATCCAGATAAAATCGCACAGTGCTACAGAATTTATTTGTGTCAGGAAATAGGTAGGCTTTCTGCTCATACCATCCTTTGATGATGGACAGATCAAAGCCTCGATCCTTAGTCAGAAAGGCATCAGCGGTTCTGTTTGGATTTTGGTCTGTTGCAGGATATCTTTTTGAAAGACAGCCAAAAAGATCAGGATAAATGTTTTTGACGCTTTCTTCGAATCCGCAATGGTTGAGCCTGTTGCATTTCAACTGCCACGGCTTTTCTTTGGAGATGAACAGTTCTTTTTTACCACATTGCGGACAAATTCCTTTAATCAAATTGGCTGCGCTTTCTTGAAAGGCAAATTGCTCATCATTACACAGTCTATGGACTATTTTTGATGTGTTCGTTTCTTTATTCATTTAAGTCTCTTACCCCTGCAACCAGCTTTCTAGCCATGTGATAAGATCACCCCGGAGGTAAGCAACTCTCCGACCGCTCTTTATACTTTTAGGTCCACGTCCCTGAGAATCAAGGTTCGCAAGATACCCGCTAGAAATAAGGCCACCAAGGTAAAGCTGAACATCCTTGCGGGCAATGATAGGGGGAAGAGTTTCGTGCAGAATTTTGAGATCTGCACCAGAAGAGTCGTTGGATTTTTTAGTTGGCATGCGTGTTAACCTCCGTACACCTGTTATGTTGTATGAAGATTAGCACCGAGAGGGTAGCCGTGCGGAAAAGTGGGAGAGTTTTTTATCCTACGTTAATGGCCGTTAATCAATGCTATTCGCTGCTTATG
This is a stretch of genomic DNA from Maridesulfovibrio frigidus DSM 17176. It encodes these proteins:
- a CDS encoding helix-turn-helix transcriptional regulator, whose amino-acid sequence is MPTKKSNDSSGADLKILHETLPPIIARKDVQLYLGGLISSGYLANLDSQGRGPKSIKSGRRVAYLRGDLITWLESWLQG